From the genome of Deinococcus sp. AJ005, one region includes:
- a CDS encoding acyl-CoA carboxylase subunit beta: MTQPGMELQELIAEMEQRRGKVEAGGGKARQQKQRDGGKLTARERIDALLDPGSFLEMGTFVEHRGGRLMQGVEAPGDGVVTGSGTIDGRQVFVFSQDFTVLGGSLGKMNAAKVTKIMDLAAKTGCPVIGLNDSAGARIQEGVDSLSGYGEIFYRNAIYSGAVPQISAILGPCAGGAVYSPALTDFILMSGGSSYMFITGPEVIKSVTREDVTLDQLGGADVHTRKSGVAHLEYDGDEAVLAGIRDLLGYLPQNAHEQPPVRQTGDPVTRRNDKLLDIVLPDQRKPYAMHAVIHELVDDGTFLEIQPNWAKNILVGFARLGGQSVGIVANNPRVMAGTLNIDASDKAARFIRTCDCYNVPILTLVDVTGFLPGVAQEHAGIIRHGAKMLYAYAEATVPKITLITRKSYGGAYLAMNSRDMGADVVYAWPTAAVAVMGAEGAANIVYRREINASENPEATRAEKIADYKDAFDNPYVAASKGYIDDVIPMEDTRQRLILTFAMLRDKAEVRPYRKHGNMPL, encoded by the coding sequence ATGACACAACCCGGTATGGAGTTGCAGGAACTGATCGCCGAGATGGAGCAGCGGCGCGGCAAGGTGGAAGCGGGCGGCGGCAAAGCGCGTCAGCAAAAGCAGCGTGACGGCGGCAAACTGACCGCCCGTGAGCGCATAGATGCCCTGCTGGACCCCGGCAGCTTTCTGGAAATGGGAACCTTTGTGGAACACCGGGGTGGACGCCTGATGCAGGGGGTGGAAGCTCCGGGCGACGGCGTGGTCACTGGCAGCGGCACCATTGATGGGCGGCAGGTCTTCGTCTTCAGTCAGGATTTCACCGTACTGGGCGGCAGCCTGGGCAAGATGAACGCTGCCAAGGTCACCAAGATCATGGATCTGGCGGCCAAAACCGGCTGTCCGGTAATTGGCCTGAACGATTCGGCTGGGGCGCGGATTCAGGAAGGGGTGGATTCGCTGAGCGGTTACGGCGAGATCTTCTACCGCAACGCGATTTACTCGGGCGCGGTGCCGCAGATCAGCGCCATCCTCGGCCCCTGTGCGGGTGGCGCGGTGTATTCCCCGGCGCTGACCGACTTCATCCTGATGAGTGGCGGCAGCAGTTACATGTTCATCACCGGGCCGGAAGTGATCAAGAGCGTGACGCGCGAGGATGTGACCCTTGACCAGCTCGGCGGCGCGGACGTGCATACCCGCAAGAGCGGCGTGGCCCACCTGGAATACGACGGCGACGAGGCGGTGTTGGCGGGAATCCGTGACCTGCTGGGCTACCTGCCCCAGAACGCCCACGAGCAGCCCCCAGTGCGCCAGACGGGCGATCCGGTGACCCGCCGCAACGACAAACTGCTGGACATCGTGCTGCCCGATCAGCGCAAGCCCTACGCCATGCACGCGGTCATTCACGAACTGGTGGACGACGGCACGTTCCTGGAAATCCAGCCGAACTGGGCCAAGAATATTCTGGTGGGCTTCGCGCGGCTGGGCGGGCAGAGCGTGGGCATCGTCGCCAACAATCCGCGCGTGATGGCCGGGACGCTGAACATTGATGCCAGCGACAAGGCCGCCCGTTTTATCCGCACCTGCGACTGCTACAACGTCCCCATTCTGACCCTGGTGGACGTGACCGGATTTTTGCCGGGCGTGGCGCAGGAACACGCCGGAATCATCCGCCACGGCGCGAAGATGCTGTACGCCTACGCCGAGGCCACCGTCCCCAAGATCACCCTGATCACGCGCAAAAGTTACGGCGGCGCGTACCTCGCCATGAACAGCCGCGACATGGGCGCGGACGTGGTGTATGCGTGGCCCACCGCCGCCGTCGCCGTGATGGGCGCGGAGGGGGCCGCCAACATCGTCTACCGCCGCGAGATCAACGCCAGCGAGAACCCGGAAGCCACCCGCGCCGAGAAAATCGCCGACTACAAGGACGCGTTTGACAACCCGTATGTGGCTGCCAGCAAGGGCTACATAGACGACGTAATTCCGATGGAAGACACCCGCCAGCGCCTGATTCTGACCTTTGCCATGCTGCGCGACAAGGCCGAGGTCAGGCCGTACCGGAAGCACGGAAATATGCCGTTGTAG
- a CDS encoding type 1 glutamine amidotransferase domain-containing protein, whose product MTSSDASKKILVIMSSDSELPLQNGKTHATGFYLNEFGVPAHRLVEAGHHLTIATPRGNRPPLDAGSDSKDYFKDEAEYKQIKAFVDETLSGEIVPLADAVTNLDAFDALFLPGGHAPMIELMHNHDLGHALKHFHERSLPTALICHAPVALLAAQPAAGAYQRALEAGETPTAEDFTYSGYKVTVFSTPEEKDAEGGFEAPMLYYPADALAAAGMTVQNGDKWTSNVVRDRELITGQNPMSDKEFVGVFLKALQETPAKG is encoded by the coding sequence ATGACCTCATCCGACGCCAGCAAGAAAATCCTCGTCATCATGTCCAGCGACTCCGAATTGCCTTTGCAGAATGGCAAGACGCACGCCACCGGCTTTTACCTCAATGAATTTGGCGTTCCCGCGCACCGACTGGTGGAGGCGGGCCATCACCTGACCATTGCCACGCCGCGCGGCAACCGTCCCCCGCTGGACGCGGGCAGCGACAGTAAGGACTACTTCAAGGACGAGGCAGAGTACAAGCAGATCAAGGCGTTCGTGGACGAAACCCTGTCCGGTGAGATCGTGCCGCTGGCCGACGCCGTGACCAATCTGGACGCCTTTGACGCCCTGTTCCTGCCCGGCGGCCACGCCCCCATGATTGAACTGATGCACAACCACGATCTGGGCCACGCGCTGAAGCACTTCCACGAGCGCTCGCTGCCCACTGCGCTGATCTGCCATGCACCTGTCGCATTGTTGGCCGCGCAGCCTGCCGCAGGAGCGTACCAGCGGGCGCTGGAAGCCGGGGAAACGCCCACAGCCGAGGACTTCACGTACAGCGGCTACAAGGTCACCGTCTTCAGCACACCGGAAGAAAAGGACGCCGAGGGCGGCTTTGAAGCCCCCATGCTCTACTACCCCGCCGACGCCCTGGCTGCCGCAGGCATGACCGTGCAGAACGGCGACAAATGGACCAGCAACGTGGTCCGTGACCGCGAACTGATCACGGGGCAGAACCCCATGAGCGACAAGGAATTTGTGGGCGTGTTCTTGAAGGCATTGCAGGAAACGCCAGCTAAGGGCTGA
- a CDS encoding GNAT family N-acetyltransferase, with amino-acid sequence MGGPTRGDPQPWRGRIVNVWTHPDYRRQGLARGLVELCLDAARERGITRLSLGTSAEARHLYETLGFTASTTEMTITLR; translated from the coding sequence ATGGGGGGACCCACACGCGGCGATCCCCAGCCCTGGCGGGGCCGCATTGTGAACGTCTGGACCCATCCCGATTATCGGCGGCAGGGGCTGGCGCGTGGGCTGGTGGAGCTTTGTCTGGACGCTGCCCGTGAACGTGGAATCACCCGCCTGAGCCTGGGCACCAGCGCTGAAGCCCGTCACCTGTACGAAACTCTGGGTTTTACGGCCAGCACGACAGAAATGACGATCACCCTTCGCTGA
- a CDS encoding serine/threonine-protein kinase yields MPLEVGTRLAGRYDLRSPLGEGGSALVFRAHDSLLDRDVAVKMMHAHVPESDKQRFLREVRTLARLTHPGVIPVLDLGLDPSDGRPFFTMPLMTGGPITVLGPLEDAPTSLARYLTAASFASRALHFIHSRGIIHRDLTPGNVLLDEAWLPRIMDFGLVALSEHTRQLTRSGLTLGTPAYMAPEQAKGIGVGPLSDLYALGAVLYRVACGSPPFVGDSDQSVLFQHVYEKITDPRELNPAIPDAVARVLLALLSKKPDDRPESGEALAHLWALARRDIWTGHARGQYRGGRTRTGEHPDGPARVSNLKEVWSVPLPGEVTWPAAVVGEGDLVAVGTRGGQLVLTHASGRPFATYAARDEVTAPAAFQGGHIFFGAWDGTLRRVELQGGAEVWRHQARAELTGAPTLWAGRVLASSRDGHLHALDARTGELAWAYRTDGPVAASPLVWAGAALVCDENGWLHALDALSGSPLWKVEVGTVHGTPALLPGTSGEATLVVATWEGEVHALALSAASGRVALAEDEAILWTYDLEDEVWASPAVTHSGTGDSGLAILAGWDGTVRALRLHDGEDVWAHRMSGRVTASPVISAGLVFLASESGQLCALDVRDGTVRWTQQETTGVQATPLAAGGTLYVAFMDGTLRAYRQHNPESPGSA; encoded by the coding sequence ATGCCACTGGAGGTAGGAACACGCCTGGCGGGCCGCTATGACCTGCGCTCCCCGCTGGGCGAGGGCGGCAGCGCGCTGGTGTTCCGGGCGCACGATTCGCTGCTGGACCGCGACGTGGCCGTCAAGATGATGCACGCCCATGTGCCGGAATCAGACAAACAGCGTTTTCTGCGCGAGGTCCGCACCCTGGCCCGCCTGACGCATCCCGGCGTGATCCCCGTGCTGGATCTGGGCCTTGATCCCAGTGACGGAAGGCCTTTTTTCACCATGCCGCTGATGACTGGCGGCCCGATCACCGTACTGGGGCCGCTGGAAGACGCGCCCACCTCGCTGGCCCGTTATCTGACGGCGGCGTCGTTTGCGTCGCGGGCGCTGCATTTCATCCACTCGCGCGGGATCATCCACCGTGATCTGACCCCTGGAAACGTTCTGCTGGACGAGGCGTGGCTACCGCGCATCATGGATTTCGGGCTGGTGGCGCTGTCGGAACACACCCGGCAACTCACCCGCAGCGGGCTGACGCTGGGAACCCCGGCCTACATGGCCCCGGAGCAGGCCAAGGGCATCGGCGTGGGGCCGCTCAGTGATCTGTACGCGCTGGGGGCGGTGCTGTACCGCGTGGCCTGCGGCAGTCCGCCCTTCGTGGGAGACAGCGATCAGAGCGTACTGTTCCAGCATGTCTACGAAAAGATCACCGATCCGCGTGAGCTGAATCCGGCCATTCCCGACGCGGTGGCGCGGGTGCTGCTGGCACTGCTGTCCAAAAAGCCGGATGACCGCCCCGAATCCGGCGAGGCGCTGGCCCACCTGTGGGCACTGGCCCGCCGCGACATCTGGACCGGGCACGCGCGCGGCCAGTACCGGGGCGGACGCACCCGCACGGGGGAGCATCCCGATGGCCCGGCCCGCGTTTCAAACCTGAAAGAAGTCTGGAGCGTGCCGCTGCCCGGCGAGGTCACCTGGCCCGCCGCCGTGGTGGGCGAGGGCGACTTGGTGGCGGTGGGCACGCGCGGGGGCCAACTGGTGCTGACCCACGCCTCCGGGCGGCCCTTCGCCACCTACGCGGCCCGCGACGAGGTGACGGCCCCGGCAGCCTTTCAGGGTGGACATATCTTTTTCGGCGCGTGGGACGGCACCCTGCGCCGGGTGGAACTCCAGGGCGGTGCGGAAGTCTGGCGGCATCAGGCCCGCGCCGAACTGACGGGCGCACCGACGCTGTGGGCCGGGCGGGTGCTGGCCTCCAGCCGCGACGGCCACCTGCACGCGCTGGACGCCCGCACAGGAGAGCTGGCCTGGGCCTACCGCACCGACGGCCCGGTGGCGGCCAGCCCGCTGGTGTGGGCTGGGGCAGCCCTAGTCTGCGACGAGAACGGCTGGCTGCACGCGCTGGACGCCCTGAGCGGCAGCCCGCTGTGGAAGGTGGAGGTGGGCACGGTCCACGGCACGCCCGCGCTGCTGCCGGGTACCTCCGGCGAGGCGACGCTGGTGGTGGCCACCTGGGAGGGCGAGGTCCACGCGCTGGCCCTCAGCGCCGCGTCGGGGCGGGTGGCACTGGCCGAGGACGAGGCGATCCTGTGGACCTACGATCTGGAGGACGAGGTCTGGGCCTCCCCTGCCGTGACCCACAGCGGAACCGGCGACTCTGGACTGGCGATCCTGGCGGGCTGGGACGGCACCGTGCGTGCCCTGCGCCTGCACGACGGTGAGGACGTGTGGGCGCACCGCATGTCGGGCCGCGTGACTGCCAGTCCAGTGATCAGCGCGGGGCTGGTCTTCCTGGCCTCCGAGAGTGGGCAGTTGTGCGCGCTGGACGTGCGCGACGGCACCGTGCGCTGGACCCAGCAGGAGACGACGGGCGTGCAGGCCACCCCACTGGCGGCTGGCGGCACGCTGTACGTGGCCTTCATGGACGGCACCCTGCGCGCCTACCGCCAGCACAACCCGGAGTCGCCAGGAAGCGCGTGA
- a CDS encoding replication-associated recombination protein A, which translates to MTLFDPPAPLAERLRPRTVAEVVGQTHLLGPGKPLSRVLASGRLGSLILWGPPGVGKTTLARLLAGEVGAHFIPLSAVSAGVKDVREATAEAERLRGRGQKTILFLDEIHRFNKAQQDALLPHVESGLLTLIGATTENPSFEVNPALRSRARTLVLEALSQEEVRGLLERALSDPRGLPGITAMDEALDLLSRLADGDARRALSTLEVASSLANPVTPESVTEAFGRHLPQMDKNGEDFYNLISALHKSVRASHVDGALYWLARMLEGGADGLYVARRIVRMAAEDIGLADPQALRLCIAARDTAEFLGSPEGDLALAQAVVYLALAPKSNSVYMAWKRALDAVREGETLPVPLHLRNAPTALMRQQGYGKGYAYYFADPGGSFAQNYLPDGVQLGLYHPTGEGWEARVAERWRKLQHAHGEDEGTASAEVIDTPPAHV; encoded by the coding sequence ATGACCCTGTTTGACCCCCCCGCCCCGCTGGCCGAACGCCTGCGCCCGCGCACCGTGGCCGAGGTGGTGGGCCAGACGCACCTGCTGGGACCAGGCAAACCGCTGTCGCGCGTGCTGGCCTCGGGCCGCCTGGGTTCTTTAATTCTGTGGGGGCCGCCCGGCGTGGGCAAGACGACGCTGGCGCGGCTGCTGGCCGGAGAGGTTGGCGCGCACTTCATCCCCCTGTCCGCCGTCTCTGCCGGAGTCAAGGACGTGCGCGAGGCCACCGCCGAGGCCGAACGCCTACGCGGGCGCGGTCAGAAGACCATCCTCTTTCTGGACGAGATTCACCGTTTTAACAAGGCCCAGCAGGACGCATTGCTGCCGCATGTGGAATCCGGGTTGCTCACGCTGATCGGCGCAACCACTGAGAATCCATCCTTTGAGGTCAACCCGGCCCTGCGCTCACGGGCGCGGACGCTGGTGCTGGAGGCGCTGAGTCAGGAGGAAGTGCGCGGGTTGCTGGAGCGGGCGCTGAGTGACCCGCGTGGGCTGCCGGGAATTACGGCGATGGACGAGGCGCTTGATCTCCTTTCCCGCTTGGCCGATGGGGACGCCCGCCGCGCCCTGAGTACGCTGGAAGTTGCCAGTTCTCTCGCCAACCCAGTTACCCCCGAATCCGTGACCGAGGCGTTTGGCCGCCACCTGCCGCAGATGGACAAGAACGGCGAGGACTTTTACAACCTGATCTCCGCGCTGCATAAATCGGTGCGGGCCTCGCATGTGGATGGAGCCTTGTACTGGCTGGCGCGCATGCTGGAAGGCGGCGCAGACGGGCTGTACGTGGCCCGCCGCATTGTCCGCATGGCCGCCGAGGACATCGGATTGGCGGACCCGCAGGCGCTGCGCCTGTGCATCGCCGCCCGCGACACCGCCGAGTTTCTGGGCAGCCCCGAAGGCGATCTGGCATTGGCGCAGGCCGTCGTTTATTTAGCTCTGGCCCCCAAAAGCAATAGCGTGTATATGGCCTGGAAACGTGCGTTAGATGCCGTGCGGGAAGGCGAAACGCTGCCTGTCCCCCTGCATCTTCGCAACGCCCCCACCGCCCTGATGCGGCAGCAGGGCTACGGCAAGGGATATGCCTACTATTTTGCCGATCCTGGCGGCTCCTTCGCGCAAAATTACCTGCCAGACGGCGTTCAACTTGGCCTGTACCATCCCACGGGCGAGGGCTGGGAGGCGCGGGTAGCAGAACGCTGGCGCAAGCTGCAACACGCCCACGGCGAGGATGAAGGCACGGCATCGGCTGAGGTCATTGACACCCCGCCCGCGCACGTTTAG